A single region of the Lonchura striata isolate bLonStr1 chromosome 19, bLonStr1.mat, whole genome shotgun sequence genome encodes:
- the LOC110474909 gene encoding myosin-4-like, with translation MSSDAEMAIFGEAAPYLRKPEKERIEAQNRPFDAKSACFVVDDKQMYVKGTIQSKEGDKVTVKKYDDTTVTVKDDEVFPMNPPKFDKIEDMAMMTHLHEPAVLYNLKERYAAWMIYTYSGLFCVTVNPYKWLPVYNPEVVTGYRGKKRQEAPPHIFSISDNAYQFMLTDRHNQSILITGESGAGKTVNTKRVIQYFATIAVTGEKKKDPQPGKMQGTLEDQIIQANPLLEAFGNAKTVRNDNSSRFGKFIRIHFGPTGKLASADIETYLLEKSRVTFQLSSERSYHIFYQIMSNKKPELIDLLLISTNPYDFLYVSQGEVTVASIDDSEELLATDNAVDILGFSPDEKVGIYKLTGAVMHYGNMKFKQKQREEQAEPDGTEVADKAGYLMGLNSADLLKALCYPRVKVGNEYVTKGQNVQQVYNSVGALAKSVYEKMFLWMVVRINQQLDTKQPRQHFIGVLDIAGFEIFDFNSLEQLCINFTNEKLQQFFNHHMFVLEQEEYKKEGIEWEFIDFGMDLAACIELIEKPMGIFSILEEECMFPKATDTSFKNKLYDQHLGKCSSFQKPKPGKGKAEAHFSLVHYAGTVDYNISGWLDKNKDPLNETVVGLYQKSSLKLLSFLFSNYAGAETSDSAGGGGKKGAKKKGGSFQTVSAVFRENLNKLMTNLRSTHPHFVRCLIPNETKTPGAMDHYLVMHQLRCNGVLEGIRICRKGFPSRILYADFKQRYKILNASAIPEGQFIDSKKASEKLLSSIDVDHNQYKFGHTKVFFKAGLLGLLEEMRDEKLVSLITHTQAMCRGYLMRMEFKKMNERRESIYIIQYNVRAFMNVKHWPWMKLYFKIKPLLKSAESEKEMANMKEEFEKTKEELAKSEAKRKELEEKMVTLLQEKNDLQLQVQSESENLADAEERCEGLIKSKIQLEAKIKELNERLEDEEETNAELTAKKRKLEDECSELKKDIDDLEMTLAKVEKEKHATENKVKNLTEEMAALDENISKLTKEKKALQEAHQQTLDDLQVEEDKVSTLTKAKTKLEQQVDDLEASLEQEKKLRMDLERAKRKLEGDLKMSQDSIMDLENDKQQMDERLKKKDFEISQLQSKIEDEQAQSSQLQKKIKEIQARIEELEEEIEAERAIRAKSEKQRVDLSRELEEISERLEEAGGATAAQVEMNKKREAEFQKMRRDLEEATLQHEATAAALRKKHADSTAELGEQIDNLQRVKQKLEKEKSELKMEIDDLASNMESVSKAKSNLEKMCRALEDQFSEVRAKDDEHVRLINDLNTQKTRLQTENGELTRQLEEKEALISQLTRGKHTFTQQTEELKRQLEEENKAKNALAHALQSARHDCDLLREQYEEEQEAKGELQRALSKANSEVAQWRTKYETDAIQRTEELEEAKKKLAQRLQESEEQIEAVNAKCASLEKTKQKLQGEVDDLMIDMERSHAVCAAFDKKQRNFDKIVAEWKQKYQESQTELEAAQKESRSLSTEIFRMKNAYEEMLDQAETVRRENKNLQQEISDLTEQIAESGKANHGLEKAKKQIEQEKCDLQAALEEAEGSLEHEEGKILRVQLELNQVKSDVDRRTAEKDEEIQQLKRNHQRVLESMQTMLDAEVRSRNDALRLKKKMEGDLNDMEIQLSHANCQVAETQKHLKAVQGQLKDSQLHLDDALRENDDLKEQLAIVERRNGLMTTEMEEMRAAMEQTERARRVSEQELTDASERVQLLHSQNTSLLNTKKRLEVDITHLQTEVEDSIQEARNAEEKAKKAITDAAMMAEELKKEQDTSAHLERMKKNLEQTVKDLQHRLDEAEQLALKGGKKQLQKLEARINELENELHSEQKRGVESLKGARKYERRLKELTYQSEEDKKNILRLQDLVDKLQLKVKAYKKQAEEAEEQANMNLSRCRKAQHELEEAKERADIAEGQVNKLRAKSRDMEGQHPCPYLSLSVHVRVSVLIFLPNYKIPPKPKKEEEIRRKKKGTQDNTLYPPS, from the exons ATGAGCTCAGACGCAGAGATGGCAATCTTTGGAGAAGCTGCTCCCTATTTACGGAAGCCAGAGAAGGAGAGAATTGAAGCCCAGAATCGCCCATTTGATGCTAAGTCAGCCTGTTTTGTAGTAGATGACAAGCAAATGTATGTGAAAGGTACCATACAGAGCAAAGAAGGTGACAAAGTCACCGTTAAAAAATATGATGACACA ACTGTGACTGTAAAGGATGATGAAGTCTTTCCCATGAACCCTCCCAAATTTGACAAAATCGAGGACATGGCCATGATGACCCACCTCCACGAACCCGCTGTGCTGTACAACCTCAAAGAGCGTTACGCAGCCTGGATGATCTAC ACCTACTCGGGTCTCTTCTGCGTCACCGTCAACCCCTACAAGTGGCTGCCGGTGTACAACCCCGAGGTGGTCACTGGCTACCGAGGCAAGAAGCGCCAGGAGGCCCCTCCACACATCTTCTCCATCTCTGACAACGCCTATCAGTTCATGCTCACTG atcGTCACAACCAGTCAATCCTCATCAC TGGAGAATCCGGTGCAGGGAAGACTGTGAACACAAAGCGTGTCATCCAGTACTTTGCAACAATTGCAGTCACTggtgagaaaaagaaagatcCACAGCCCGGCAAAATGCAG GGCACTCTGGAGGATCAGATCATCCAGGCCAACCCACTGCTGGAGGCTTTTGGCAATGCTAAGACTGTGAGGAACGACAACTCCTCACGCTTT GGGAAATTCATCCGGATTCACTTCGGGCCAACTGGCAAGCTGGCCTCAGCAGACATCGAAACCT ATCTCCTGGAGAAATCCAGAGTGACTTTTCAGCTGTCTAGCGAAAGGAGCTATCACATTTTTTACCAGATAATGTCCAACAAGAAGCCGGAGCTCATTG ATCTCCTCCTGATCTCCACCAACCCCTATGACTTCCTCTACGTGAGCCAAGGAGAAGTCACGGTTGCCAGCATTGATGACAGCGAGGAGCTGCTGGCAACAGAT AATGCTGTGGACATCCTGGGCTTCAGCCCTGATGAGAAGGTGGGGATCTACAAGCTGACAGGGGCTGTCATGCACTATGGGAACATGAAATTCAAGCAGAAGCAGCgggaggagcaggcagagcctgatGGCACAGAAG TGGCTGACAAGGCTGGCTACCTGATGGGTCTGAATTCTGCTGATTTGCTCAAGGCTTTATGCTATCCCAGGGTGAAAGTCGGGAATGAATATGTAACCAAAGGACAAAATGTCCAGCAG GTGTACAATTCAGTGGGTGCACTGGCTAAATCAGTCTATGAGAAGATGTTCCTGTGGATGGTTGTTCGCATCAACCAACAGCTGGATACAAAACAGCCCAGACAGCATTTCATTGGCGTCCTGGACATTGCTGGCTTTGAGATCTTTGAT tTCAACAGCCTGGAGCAGTTGTGTATCAACTTCACCAATGAGAAACTGCAACAGTTCTTCAACCACCACATGTtcgtgctggagcaggaggagtaCAAGAAGGAGGGAATTGAATGGGAGTTCATTGACTTTGGCATGGACCTGGCTGCCTGCATTGAGCTCATTGAGAAG CCCATGGGCATCTTCTCCATCCTGGAAGAGGAGTGCATGTTCCCCAAGGCAACTGACACCTCTTTCAAGAACAAGCTCTATGACCAGCACCTGGGCAAGTGCAGCAGCTTCCAGAAACCCAAACCTGGCAAAGGCAAGGCTGAGGCTCACTTCTCCCTGGTGCACTACGCTGGCACAGTGGACTACAACATCTCTGGCTGGCTGGACAAGAACAAGGACCCTCTGAATGAAACTGTTGTGGGGCTGTACCAGAAATCATCCTTGAAACTGCTGTCCTTCCTTTTTTCTAACTATGCTGGTGCAGAAACCA GTGATAGTGCTGGTGGTGGTGGCAAGAAGGGTGCTAAGAAGAAGGGGGGCTCTTTCCAGACAGTGTCTGCTGTGTTCAGG GAAAACCTGAACAAGTTGATGACTAACCTGAGGAGCACCCATCCTCACTTTGTGCGTTGTCTGATTCCCAACGAGACCAAGACACCTG GTGCAATGGACCATTACCTGGTGATGCATCAGCTGCGGTGCAATGGGGTTCTAGAAGGCATCCGAATTTGCAGGAAAGGGTTTCCAAGCAGAATCCTTTATGCAGATTTTAAGCAACG GTACAAGATCCTTAATGCCTCAGCCATTCCAGAAGGCCAATTCATTGACAGCAAAAAGGCTTCAGAAAAGCTCCTCTCCTCCATTGATGTTGACCACAACCAATATAAATTTGGCCACACCAAG GTATTCTTCAAGGCAGGTCTCCTGGGACTCCTAGAAGAGATGAGAGATGAGAAGCTTGTGAGCCTCATCACTCATACACAAGCTATGTGCAGAGGGTACCTCATGAGAATGGAATTTAAAAAGATGAATGAAAGAAG AGAATCCATTTATATCATCCAGTACAACGTTCGTGCATTCATGAACGTCAAACACTGGCCATGGATGAAGCTGTACTTCAAGATCAAACCCTTGCTGAAGAGTGCAGAGTCTGAGAAGGAGATGGCCAACATGAAGGAAGAGTTTGAGAAAACCAAGGAGGAGCTTGCAAAGTCTGAGGCAaagaggaaggagctggaggagaaaatggtgACCCTGTTGCAGGAGAAAAATGACCTGCAGCTCCAAGTTCAGTCT GAGAGTGAAAATCTAGCTGATGCTGAAGAGAGATGTGAAGGACTCATTAAAAGTAAAATCCAGCTAGAAGCTAAAATTAAAGAACTAAATGAAAGActggaggatgaagaggagacAAATGCTGAACTGACAGCAAAGAAGAGGAAACTTGAAGATGAGTGCTCGGAGCTGAAAAAAGATATTGATGATCTTGAAATGACTCTGGCCAAAGTGGAAAAGGAGAAGCATGCAACAGAGAATAAG GTAAAGAACCTCACCGAAGAGATGGCAGCTCTGGATGAAAACATTTCTAAACTCACCAAGGAGAAAAAGGCCCTCCAGGAAGCCCACCAGCAGACACTGGATGATTTGCAAGTTGAGGAAGACAAAGTCAGCACCCTCACCAAAGCCAAGACCAAACTGGAGCAGCAAGTGGATGAT CTTGAAGCATCTCTGGAACAAGAGAAGAAGCTGAGAATGGACCTTGAGAGAGCAAAGAGGAAACTGGAGGGTGATCTGAAAATGTCTCAGGATTCCATCATGGATCTGGAAAACGATAAGCAACAAATGGATGAAAGGCTAAAAAA aAAGGATTTTGAAATTAGCCAGTTGCAAAGTAAAATTGAAGATGAGCAGGCTCAAAGCTCTCAGCTGCAAAAGAAAATCAAGGAGATTCAG GCTCGGATAGAGGAACTGGAGGAGGAAATTGAGGCCGAACGTGCAATCCGTGCCAAGTCTGAGAAGCAGAGAGTCGACCTGTccagggagctggaggagatcaGCGAGCGCCTGGAAGAAGCAGGaggggccacagcagctcaggtgGAGATGAACAAGAAGCGAGAGGCAGAATTCCAGAAGATGCGCCGTGACCTGGAAGAGGCCACGCTGCAGCACGAAGCCACGGCTGCTGCCCTGCGCAAGAAGCACGCggacagcacagctgagctgggcgAGCAGATCGACAACCTGCAACGCGTGAAGcagaagctggagaaggagaagagtgaGCTGAAGATGGAGATTGACGACTTGGCCAGCAACATGGAGTCCGTCTCCAAAGCCAAG AGCAATCTGGAGAAGATGTGCCGAGCTCTTGAAGACCAGTTCAGTGAAGTCAGAGCCAAAGATGATGAACATGTGCGGCTCATTAATGATCTGAACACACAGAAAACACGCCTACAGACTGAGAATG GTGAACTTACTCGACaactggaggagaaggaggccTTGATTTCTCAATTAACTCGAGGCAAACATACTTTCACTCAGCAGACTGAAGAGCTGAAGAGACAactagaggaagaaaataag GCCAAGAACGCCCTGGCCCACGCCCTGCAGTCCGCTCGCCACGACTGTGACTTGCTCCGGGAACAAtatgaggaggagcaggaggccaAGGGGGAGCTGCAGCGAGCCCTGTCCAAGGCCAACAGCGAAGTGGCCCAGTGGAGAACCAAATACGAGACGGACGCGATTCAGCGCACGGAGGAGCTCGAGGAGGCCAA GAAGAAGCTGGCCCAGCGCCTGCAGGAGTCAGAGGAGCAGATTGAGGCTGTCAATGCAAAGTGTGCTTCACTGGAGAAGACAAAGCAGAAGCTGCAGGGGGAAGTGGATGACCTCATGATTGACATGGAGAGGTCACATGCAGTCTGTGCAGCATTTGATAAAAAGCAGAGGAATTTTGATAAG ATCGTGGCTGAATGGAAGCAGAAGTACCAGGAGAGCCAGACTGAGCTGGAGGCTGCCCAGAAGGAATCTCGCTCTCTCAGCACCGAGATCTTCCGGATGAAGAATGCCTACGAGGAAATGCTCGACCAGGCTGAGACCGTCAGGCGGGAGAACAAGAACCTCCAGC AGGAAATTTCTGATCTGACTGAACAGATTGCTGAGTCTGGAAAAGCAAATCACGGGCTGGAGAAAGCAAAGAAGCAAATTGAGCAAGAAAAGTGTGACCTACAAGCAGCATTAGAAGAAGCAGAG GGCTCTTTAGAGCATGAAGAGGGGAAAATCTTACGGGTTCAGCTGGAGCTGAACCAGGTGAAGTCAGATGTTGACAGAAGGACTGCAGAGAAAGATGAGGAAATTCAACAGCTGAAGAGGAACCACCAGAGGGTATTAGAGTCTATGCAAACCATGCTGGATGCCGAGGTCAGAAGCAGAAATGATGCTTTGAGGCTGAAAAAGAAGATGGAAGGAGACCTGAACGACATGGAAATCCAGCTGAGCCATGCCAACTGTCAGGTAGCAGAGACACAGAAGCACCTAAAAGCTGTGCAAGGGCAGCTCAAG GATTCCCAGCTCCATTTGGATGATGCCTTGAGAGAGAACGATGACCTGAAAGAGCAGCTGGCTATAGTAGAGCGCAGGAACGGTCTGATGACAACGGAGATGGAGGAGATGAGAGCTGCCATGGAGCAGACGGAGCGAGCCCGCAGGGTGTCTGAGCAGGAGCTGACAGACGCCAGTGAGAGAGTGCAGCTGCTCCACTCACAG AACACGAGCCTCCTCAACACCAAGAAGAGACTGGAAGTGGACATAACTCATTTACAGACTGAAGTTGAAGACAGCATTCAGGAAGCCAGGAATGCAGAGGAGAAGGCAAAGAAAGCAATCACAGAT GCAGCCATGATGGCAGAAGAGCTGAAGAAGGAGCAGGACACCAGTGCCCACCTGGAGAGGATGAAGAAGAACCTGGAACAGACGGTGAAGGACCTGCAGCACCGTCTGGATGAGGCTGAGCAGCTGGCACTGAAGGGAGGGAAGAAGCAGCTCCAGAAGCTGGAGGCCAGG ATTAACGAATTAGAAAATGAGCTTCATTCTGAGCAGAAACGAGGAGTAGAATCCCTGAAAGGAGCTCGCAAGTACGAACGGAGGCTGAAGGAGCTCACTTACCAG TCTgaagaagacaagaaaaatattcttcgGCTCCAGGACCTGGTGGACAAGCTGCAGTTAAAAGTGAAAGCGTACAAGAAACAGGCTGAGGAAGCT GAGGAGCAGGCCAACATGAATCTCTCGCGGTGCCGCAAGGCGCAGCACGAGCTGGAGGAGGCGAAGGAGCGAGCTGATATCGCCGAAGGGCAGGTGAACAAGCTGCGAGCCAAAAGCCGCGACATGGAAGGCCAG CATCCGTGCCCGTAtctcagtctgtctgtccacgtCCGTGTGTCCGTGCTG atttttctgccCAATTATAAGATACCACCTAAACccaagaaggaagaagaaataagaagaaagaagaagggaaCTCAAGACAACACCCTATATCCTCCATCTTGA